A region from the Muribaculum gordoncarteri genome encodes:
- a CDS encoding RtcB family protein yields the protein MEVTTINNIVVKNWATGLDQHAVQEVENLCKLPFVFKHIALMPDAHGGKGMPIGGVLATKGVVVPNAVGVDIGCGMCAVKTNIKVDDITQEVLRKKILRGIRKQIPLGRAHHKIAQPEEFMPQGHNLEATVVVARQQMSAMKQIGTLGGGNHFIELQRDEEDNLWIMIHSGSRNLGKQVGDYYNEKAEALNRRWFSSVPSEIQLPFLPMRTDEFRQYWAEMSYCIDFALANRRLMMQRIQEVIGEVMPGAEFEPMINIAHNYAAFEKHFGEDVIVHRKGATLAREGSVGIIPGSQGTCSYITEGLGNPESFMSCSHGAGRRLSRSEAVNTLSMESEIAMLERQGIVHSIRTKTDLEEAAGAYKNIDEVMEAQSDLVKIRTKLMPIAVIKG from the coding sequence ATGGAAGTAACAACAATCAACAACATCGTGGTAAAGAACTGGGCGACAGGCCTCGACCAACATGCCGTTCAGGAGGTGGAAAATCTGTGCAAACTGCCGTTTGTATTCAAGCACATAGCTCTGATGCCCGACGCCCACGGAGGAAAAGGGATGCCGATAGGCGGAGTGCTGGCAACAAAGGGCGTAGTCGTTCCCAACGCTGTGGGCGTCGACATAGGCTGCGGAATGTGTGCGGTAAAGACCAACATAAAAGTAGACGACATAACTCAGGAAGTGCTCCGCAAAAAGATACTGCGCGGCATACGCAAGCAGATTCCGCTCGGACGCGCCCACCACAAAATCGCTCAGCCTGAAGAGTTCATGCCCCAAGGCCACAACCTCGAAGCCACAGTAGTAGTGGCCCGACAGCAGATGTCGGCCATGAAGCAAATAGGCACTCTCGGCGGAGGCAATCACTTCATCGAGCTGCAGCGCGACGAGGAGGACAACCTGTGGATAATGATACACTCGGGCTCGCGCAATCTCGGCAAACAGGTGGGCGACTACTACAACGAGAAGGCCGAGGCACTGAACCGTCGATGGTTCTCATCGGTTCCATCCGAAATACAATTGCCGTTTCTGCCCATGCGCACCGACGAGTTCCGCCAATACTGGGCCGAGATGAGCTACTGCATCGACTTCGCTCTCGCCAACCGCCGACTGATGATGCAGCGCATCCAGGAAGTGATAGGCGAAGTGATGCCGGGAGCCGAATTTGAGCCGATGATAAACATAGCCCACAACTATGCCGCATTTGAGAAGCACTTCGGCGAGGATGTCATCGTTCACCGCAAGGGAGCCACTCTCGCACGCGAAGGATCCGTAGGCATCATTCCCGGTTCGCAGGGCACATGCTCTTACATAACCGAAGGGCTTGGCAACCCGGAATCATTCATGTCATGCTCACACGGCGCAGGACGACGGCTGTCGCGCTCCGAGGCTGTAAACACCCTGTCGATGGAGAGCGAGATAGCGATGCTTGAACGACAAGGAATCGTTCACTCGATACGCACAAAAACCGACCTCGAGGAAGCGGCCGGCGCCTACAAAAACATCGACGAAGTAATGGAAGCGCAATCGGATCTCGTGAAGATACGCACCAAATTGATGCCAATAGCCGTAATAAAAGGATAA
- a CDS encoding PepSY-like domain-containing protein, with protein MKKLIMAILLIMATASAAHAAFDKYTIDRSNLPQAAQDILQEYFPKAKVSMIKIDKHLLKKTDYDVKLVNGTKIEFNNAGKWTSVDCKTREVPQGLIMKPIRNYLKKNFNDEKVVKIEKKSWGYELELSDGVELKFNLLGQFKSMSMDD; from the coding sequence ATGAAAAAACTGATTATGGCCATATTACTTATTATGGCAACTGCAAGTGCAGCCCATGCCGCTTTCGATAAATACACAATCGATCGCAGCAATCTGCCGCAAGCTGCACAGGACATTCTTCAGGAGTACTTCCCGAAAGCCAAGGTGAGCATGATAAAAATAGACAAGCATCTGCTTAAAAAGACCGACTACGACGTGAAGCTGGTAAACGGAACCAAAATAGAGTTCAACAACGCCGGCAAATGGACATCAGTCGACTGCAAGACTCGAGAAGTGCCTCAGGGACTTATCATGAAACCGATTCGCAACTATCTGAAGAAGAATTTCAATGACGAGAAGGTTGTGAAAATCGAGAAGAAGTCATGGGGATATGAACTCGAACTGTCGGACGGAGTGGAACTGAAGTTCAATCTCCTCGGACAATTCAAAAGCATGAGCATGGATGATTGA
- a CDS encoding Na+/H+ antiporter NhaC family protein, protein MSHNNTAHINGLVAISPIAVFLLFYLAVSLIVGDFYKMPIAVALMVASAWAVIIMRGTPLSKRVEIFSRDAGSSNVMYMIWIFLLAGAFASLAKEIGAVEATVNLALKYLPAEMIIPGLFFAACFISLSIGTSVGTVVALAPLTVELAQSESGSIPFFVATVLSGAFFGDNLSFISDTTIAATRTQGCKMNDKFKANLWIALPAAIATLVLYIFIGARVSHAELINDTNPWLIIPYIVIIATALMGINVTVVLSLGIVTAITMGLLSGFKILDLFGFMEAGIDSVGNLVIITLLAAGMLGLIKAAGGINYILSLLTARINGQRGAQASIAMLVSLVNMCTANNTVAIITVGSLSKSISQRFGIDPRKSASLLDTCSCIVQSLIPYGAQTLLATALAGISPVAPWPYMYYSWMLIGMVVLSILFKFPRHLNKRP, encoded by the coding sequence ATGTCACATAACAATACAGCCCACATAAACGGACTTGTTGCAATATCGCCCATCGCCGTATTCCTGCTCTTCTATCTCGCCGTGTCGCTAATCGTAGGCGACTTCTACAAAATGCCCATAGCCGTGGCATTGATGGTGGCATCGGCATGGGCAGTCATCATAATGCGCGGAACGCCGCTGTCGAAGCGTGTCGAAATCTTCTCACGTGACGCGGGGTCGTCCAATGTCATGTACATGATATGGATATTCCTGCTTGCCGGCGCATTTGCCTCACTCGCCAAGGAGATCGGCGCGGTTGAAGCCACCGTAAATCTCGCGTTGAAGTATCTGCCGGCCGAGATGATAATCCCGGGGCTGTTCTTTGCCGCATGTTTCATATCGCTGTCGATAGGCACATCGGTGGGTACGGTAGTGGCACTCGCGCCACTCACCGTCGAGCTGGCCCAGTCGGAAAGCGGTTCCATACCCTTCTTTGTGGCCACGGTGCTTAGCGGAGCCTTTTTCGGCGACAACCTTTCATTTATCTCCGACACCACCATAGCCGCCACACGCACCCAGGGATGCAAAATGAACGACAAGTTCAAGGCCAACCTGTGGATAGCGCTTCCGGCAGCAATAGCAACCCTCGTCCTGTATATATTCATAGGAGCACGAGTGTCACACGCCGAACTAATCAACGACACCAATCCCTGGCTTATAATACCCTACATCGTGATCATAGCGACGGCATTGATGGGAATCAATGTTACGGTAGTGCTGTCGCTCGGAATAGTGACGGCAATAACAATGGGACTGCTAAGCGGATTCAAGATTCTGGATCTGTTCGGATTCATGGAAGCCGGAATCGACTCGGTGGGCAATCTGGTGATAATCACGCTGCTTGCCGCCGGAATGCTCGGCCTCATAAAGGCGGCGGGAGGCATCAACTACATCCTGTCGCTGCTCACCGCCCGCATCAACGGACAGCGAGGCGCACAGGCTTCGATAGCCATGCTCGTGAGCCTCGTGAACATGTGTACGGCCAACAACACCGTAGCCATCATAACAGTGGGCTCGCTGTCGAAGTCGATATCGCAGCGATTCGGCATCGACCCGCGCAAAAGCGCATCGCTGCTCGACACATGCTCATGCATCGTTCAGAGCCTTATCCCCTACGGGGCACAGACCCTGCTCGCCACGGCACTTGCGGGAATATCACCCGTGGCACCGTGGCCCTACATGTACTACTCGTGGATGCTTATAGGAATGGTGGTGCTATCGATTCTGTTCAAATTTCCGCGTCACCTCAACAAGAGGCCGTAG
- a CDS encoding M3 family metallopeptidase gives MLQAQQQPTANPFFDEFATVHNSVPFSSIENKHYEEAIDRGIEIQNKEIADIVNQSAAPTFDNTIVALERSGSDLNRVLNVFYPMLSALSDDELMDISLRVSGKLSKHSTDISLNEGLWKRIKTVYDMRDKLNLDAEDSMLLTTTYDSFARSGAELKGEKRDEYRRLSAHLSDLTTKFGQNVLKELNTYEIWLTADDLSGLPESSVEAAALAAKEKGREGEYLFTLAQPVYTAFMKYSDRPDLRERFYRLYNGRNTKGEYSNMEILADIAETRREIAALFGKKNYAEYSLEKSMAETPENVYKLLNELAEAYRPAQLKEFAEIESYASQLEGRPVKIKAWDYSYYSNKLQQAKYSYNEEELRPYFELNNVIDGVFGLATKLYGLTFEPNADIEVYHPDVKAYDVKDADGSYLGVIYTDFFPRESKRPGAWMTGFKDECVTADGTQVRPHVTIVMNFTKPTGTKPALLTPYEVETFLHEFGHALHGLLADTKYASLSGTSVYRDFVELPSQFNENYLTQKEFLDGFARHYVTGEPIPQNLVDKIVQSSQYGAAYACLRQLGFGFTDMAWHTIESPVEDVVGFERKALESVSMFDDVDGCIFSPQFSHIFSGGYAAGYYSYKWAEVLDADAFSLFLKNGLFDKATSDSFRRNVLMKGGTEHPMTLYKRFRGQEPTIDALLERDGIKSPSESPKLPQDLPARKD, from the coding sequence ATGTTACAGGCTCAACAACAACCAACTGCCAATCCGTTTTTTGACGAATTTGCAACCGTGCACAATTCAGTACCCTTTTCATCGATAGAAAATAAGCACTATGAAGAGGCGATAGACCGTGGAATTGAGATTCAAAATAAAGAGATAGCCGATATCGTAAATCAGTCGGCCGCTCCCACATTCGATAATACCATTGTGGCTCTTGAGCGTTCGGGAAGCGATCTTAATCGTGTACTTAACGTGTTCTATCCCATGTTGTCGGCGTTGAGCGATGACGAATTGATGGACATTTCGCTGCGCGTTTCAGGCAAGCTCTCCAAGCACTCCACCGACATTTCCCTTAATGAGGGGCTGTGGAAGAGGATAAAGACAGTCTACGACATGCGCGACAAGCTGAATCTTGATGCCGAGGACAGCATGTTGCTCACCACGACTTATGACTCGTTTGCCCGCTCGGGCGCTGAGCTGAAGGGGGAGAAGCGTGACGAATACCGCCGCTTGTCGGCTCATCTCTCCGATCTCACTACCAAGTTCGGTCAGAATGTCCTTAAGGAGCTGAACACTTACGAGATATGGCTTACCGCCGACGATCTGAGCGGTTTGCCTGAAAGCTCGGTTGAGGCTGCCGCTCTCGCAGCCAAGGAGAAGGGGCGTGAAGGCGAGTATCTGTTTACGCTCGCGCAGCCTGTCTACACCGCTTTCATGAAATATAGCGACCGCCCCGACCTTCGTGAGCGCTTCTACCGTCTATATAACGGTCGAAACACCAAGGGCGAATATTCCAATATGGAGATTCTTGCCGATATAGCCGAAACGCGTCGCGAGATTGCCGCGCTGTTTGGCAAGAAAAACTATGCCGAGTACAGCCTTGAAAAGAGCATGGCTGAAACTCCCGAAAATGTCTACAAGCTTCTTAATGAACTCGCCGAGGCCTATCGCCCGGCTCAGTTGAAGGAGTTTGCCGAGATTGAAAGTTATGCCTCTCAGCTTGAAGGCCGTCCCGTCAAGATTAAGGCATGGGATTACAGCTACTACTCCAATAAGCTACAGCAGGCCAAGTACAGCTATAACGAGGAGGAACTTCGTCCCTATTTTGAACTTAACAATGTGATAGACGGTGTTTTCGGATTGGCTACAAAACTCTACGGATTGACATTTGAGCCTAATGCCGACATCGAGGTCTATCATCCCGATGTAAAGGCCTACGATGTAAAGGATGCCGACGGCAGTTATCTCGGAGTGATATATACCGACTTCTTCCCGCGCGAAAGCAAGCGCCCCGGAGCATGGATGACCGGTTTCAAGGACGAGTGCGTCACCGCCGACGGCACCCAGGTACGTCCTCACGTGACGATTGTCATGAACTTCACAAAGCCCACAGGCACAAAGCCGGCTTTGCTTACTCCCTACGAAGTGGAAACATTCCTGCATGAATTCGGACACGCTCTTCACGGCTTGCTGGCCGACACTAAATATGCGTCGCTGTCGGGTACGAGCGTCTACCGTGACTTCGTGGAGCTCCCGTCGCAGTTCAATGAGAACTATCTTACACAGAAGGAATTCCTTGACGGATTTGCCCGCCACTATGTTACAGGCGAGCCGATTCCGCAGAATCTTGTCGATAAAATCGTGCAGTCGTCGCAGTATGGAGCCGCCTATGCGTGCTTGCGTCAGCTTGGATTCGGATTCACCGACATGGCATGGCACACCATCGAGAGCCCTGTAGAGGATGTTGTCGGCTTTGAGCGTAAGGCATTGGAAAGCGTGTCGATGTTTGACGATGTTGACGGATGCATCTTCTCGCCTCAGTTCAGTCACATATTTTCGGGTGGATACGCAGCCGGATACTATAGCTACAAGTGGGCCGAAGTGCTGGATGCCGATGCCTTCTCACTCTTCTTGAAGAACGGATTGTTTGACAAGGCCACTTCCGACTCGTTCCGCCGCAACGTGCTTATGAAAGGCGGCACCGAGCATCCCATGACGCTGTACAAGCGATTCCGCGGTCAGGAACCCACAATCGACGCCCTTCTTGAACGTGACGGCATAAAGTCACCGTCGGAGTCACCCAAGCTTCCTCAGGACCTGCCTGCGCGCAAGGATTGA
- a CDS encoding tetratricopeptide repeat protein, translated as MASIHINDIPSKVEHYVSRHRLRDAFKLLRHYSSHIGDWRITDEIDRMEESYSMMLRYATQGAVDPERDEMYSSIVRKIYAMLDRISRQLSKPKSSKMYFSTVRYEEMQAGDTVGSLMKKYTTASNEASPYNMINASSAQASERMMAKEDLEKRIFNKVWTLYPISSDDDAALREAFESPVLPDYFKDMLISAVLLGLTHYYDERRVMMLLDIYEKSQSVNLSMRALCAALLGMYMNRSRLWDRKLRQRIDALRELTSWSSDVKLVFLQFIRSRDTERINRKMQEEVFPEMLKLRPDIARKISGGNGLGDIANLEENPEWQELLDKSGIADKIKELSKMQEDGGDVFMSTFANLKSFPFFSDVVNWFMPFHLDNLTVKNALGSELSAIGNLVLSSPFLCNGDKYSFILALSSVPAMQRRMMLSQFDAQNLNELELRNASLGLPSGERDNVANKYVQDLYRFFKLYRRKGDFNDPFSRPINLLQLAVLAPDLTDVDTLSVVGEFYFKRGYYDDAYHVFEILGEILPPDSQLYQKMGYCCQKAKNPAKALKYYEQAELLNADSLWTMRRLAACYKLMGNPAKALEYFKRIEAKKSDDPGVALNIGHCLLELDRPEEALNYYFKADFIDEKSTRAWRPLAWCAFISGDMAQSEEYYNKVLTDNPSSGDYLNMGHLNLAKGDIREAINFYNLAIDANNGDVESFINNYNADRNHLLKAGVEGSLLPLVVDAILYSRD; from the coding sequence ATGGCATCAATACATATAAACGACATACCATCCAAAGTCGAGCACTACGTATCACGACATCGATTGCGCGATGCGTTCAAGTTGCTGCGTCATTATAGCTCGCATATCGGCGACTGGAGAATAACCGATGAAATCGACAGGATGGAGGAGTCCTACTCGATGATGTTACGTTACGCTACGCAGGGTGCCGTAGATCCTGAGCGCGATGAGATGTATTCGTCAATCGTTCGCAAGATATATGCTATGCTTGACCGCATTTCGCGTCAGCTTTCCAAGCCTAAGTCGTCGAAGATGTATTTCAGCACCGTGCGCTATGAGGAGATGCAGGCTGGTGACACGGTAGGCTCTTTGATGAAAAAATACACGACGGCCTCCAACGAAGCCTCGCCCTATAACATGATAAATGCTTCGTCGGCTCAGGCAAGTGAGCGCATGATGGCCAAGGAGGATTTGGAGAAGCGAATCTTCAACAAGGTCTGGACGCTCTATCCCATATCGTCGGATGACGATGCTGCTCTACGTGAGGCATTTGAATCGCCTGTGCTTCCCGATTATTTTAAGGATATGCTCATTTCAGCCGTGCTTCTCGGCCTTACTCACTATTACGACGAGCGTCGTGTCATGATGCTCCTCGACATTTACGAGAAGTCGCAGTCGGTTAACTTGTCGATGCGTGCGTTGTGTGCCGCGCTTCTTGGTATGTATATGAACCGCTCGAGGTTGTGGGACCGCAAATTGCGTCAGCGCATTGATGCGTTGCGAGAACTCACTTCGTGGAGCAGTGATGTTAAGCTTGTGTTCCTGCAGTTCATACGCTCGCGTGACACCGAACGCATCAACCGCAAGATGCAGGAAGAGGTGTTTCCCGAGATGTTGAAGCTGCGCCCTGACATTGCGCGAAAGATAAGCGGCGGCAACGGGCTTGGCGACATTGCCAATCTTGAGGAGAACCCCGAGTGGCAGGAGCTGCTCGACAAGTCGGGCATAGCCGATAAAATCAAGGAACTCAGCAAGATGCAGGAGGATGGCGGCGATGTGTTCATGAGTACGTTTGCCAATCTCAAGTCATTCCCCTTCTTCTCCGATGTTGTCAACTGGTTCATGCCTTTCCATCTCGACAATCTCACGGTCAAGAATGCACTCGGCTCCGAATTGTCGGCTATAGGCAATCTGGTGTTGTCGTCGCCTTTCCTGTGCAACGGCGACAAGTATTCATTTATCCTCGCGCTGTCGTCGGTTCCGGCTATGCAGCGGCGCATGATGCTCTCGCAGTTTGACGCGCAGAATCTCAATGAGCTTGAATTGCGCAACGCGAGCCTCGGACTGCCTTCGGGCGAGCGTGACAATGTAGCTAATAAGTATGTGCAGGACTTGTACCGTTTCTTCAAGCTTTATCGCCGCAAGGGCGACTTCAACGATCCCTTCAGCCGTCCTATAAATCTGCTGCAGCTTGCCGTGCTTGCTCCCGATCTTACCGATGTCGACACACTGTCGGTTGTGGGCGAGTTCTACTTCAAGCGCGGATACTATGATGACGCCTATCATGTGTTTGAGATATTGGGCGAAATTCTTCCTCCCGATTCACAGCTCTATCAGAAGATGGGCTATTGCTGCCAGAAAGCCAAGAATCCCGCCAAGGCTTTGAAATATTACGAGCAGGCCGAACTGCTGAATGCCGACAGCTTGTGGACTATGCGCCGTCTTGCCGCCTGCTACAAGCTTATGGGCAATCCGGCCAAAGCGCTTGAATACTTTAAGCGTATCGAGGCGAAGAAGTCCGACGACCCCGGAGTAGCCTTGAACATCGGTCACTGCCTGCTTGAACTTGACCGCCCGGAGGAGGCTTTGAATTACTATTTCAAGGCCGATTTCATCGACGAAAAGTCGACACGTGCATGGCGCCCGCTTGCCTGGTGCGCTTTTATTTCCGGCGACATGGCTCAGAGCGAGGAGTATTACAACAAGGTGCTCACCGACAATCCCTCGTCGGGCGATTACCTCAATATGGGACACCTGAATCTTGCCAAGGGCGATATACGCGAGGCGATAAACTTCTACAATCTTGCGATTGACGCCAATAACGGCGATGTGGAGTCGTTCATAAATAATTATAATGCCGACCGCAACCACTTGCTTAAGGCCGGTGTGGAGGGTTCGCTGCTTCCGCTTGTCGTGGATGCAATCCTCTATTCGCGCGATTAG
- a CDS encoding OmpA family protein, translating into MKKNILFGFAACGAMLLSANVAKAQEAVVIEEATFTEVADCTDQYYSEKGANWFIQLGAGMELPMVDCYKAGPKGQNDGKRGITAAYGVGFGKWFNPYFAWRFGVQGAAYHWDANNAYQKAKFVNANFDLMWDMFNSLGSVDADRFFSIVPFVGVGATYSWDFNHAYVPINNGYRKDRVWQIPVSVGLQLRFRLSKYVDFFAEGRFQAYGDTFDGIAYGSESIDMNLTAMGGLTFKLGGKSFKSFNPCAYIGYINQLNGQINDLRGELSNCSSRLAAAEAQLPCPEIVAVECPDASAPLMSTVRFTINSAKISSMEMVNVYNIAQWMKANPDANVVIKGYADKDTGTAAYNLKLSERRAQNVYNVLTKEYGIPADRLSIKAEGSASQIYDTNNWNRIVIFSQD; encoded by the coding sequence ATGAAAAAGAACATCCTTTTTGGTTTTGCTGCATGTGGCGCGATGCTCCTTTCAGCAAACGTTGCTAAAGCTCAAGAGGCTGTAGTAATTGAGGAAGCTACATTTACTGAAGTCGCTGACTGCACTGACCAGTACTATTCAGAGAAGGGAGCAAACTGGTTCATCCAGTTGGGTGCCGGTATGGAACTCCCCATGGTTGACTGCTACAAGGCCGGTCCTAAGGGACAGAATGACGGCAAGCGCGGTATCACAGCTGCTTACGGTGTAGGTTTCGGTAAGTGGTTCAACCCCTACTTCGCATGGCGTTTTGGCGTTCAGGGCGCTGCTTATCACTGGGACGCTAACAATGCTTATCAGAAAGCAAAATTCGTGAATGCAAACTTTGACCTTATGTGGGATATGTTCAACTCTCTCGGAAGTGTTGACGCTGATCGTTTCTTCAGCATCGTTCCTTTCGTAGGTGTTGGTGCAACTTATTCTTGGGACTTCAACCACGCTTATGTGCCCATCAACAACGGTTATCGCAAGGATCGCGTATGGCAGATCCCCGTATCTGTAGGTTTGCAGCTTCGCTTCCGTCTTAGCAAGTATGTTGACTTCTTCGCTGAAGGTCGCTTCCAGGCTTACGGTGATACTTTCGACGGTATCGCTTACGGTAGCGAGTCTATCGACATGAACCTCACTGCAATGGGCGGTCTTACTTTCAAGCTTGGCGGAAAGAGCTTCAAGAGCTTCAACCCCTGCGCTTACATTGGCTACATCAACCAGCTTAACGGTCAGATCAACGACCTTCGCGGCGAACTTTCTAACTGCAGCTCACGCCTTGCTGCTGCCGAGGCTCAGCTTCCTTGCCCCGAAATCGTAGCTGTTGAATGCCCCGATGCTTCTGCTCCTTTGATGTCAACTGTACGCTTCACCATCAACTCTGCTAAGATTTCTTCGATGGAAATGGTTAACGTATACAACATCGCTCAGTGGATGAAGGCTAATCCCGATGCTAACGTAGTTATCAAGGGTTACGCTGACAAGGATACCGGTACAGCCGCTTACAACCTCAAGCTTTCAGAGCGTCGTGCACAGAACGTTTACAATGTCCTCACTAAGGAATACGGTATTCCTGCTGACCGCCTTTCTATCAAGGCTGAGGGTAGCGCTTCTCAGATTTACGACACTAACAACTGGAACCGTATCGTAATCTTCTCACAAGACTAA
- a CDS encoding murein hydrolase activator EnvC family protein, whose amino-acid sequence MKEKSDTTAKNTVKRAHSFKTNPRFRLSFINENTFNEVWTVKMSQRKVVLALILLLSAIGCMVATLIIFTPIRTLLPGYLKESQRQENIFNSMRIDSLSTEVSIHNAYISNLERILNDRIEEVSPTHYNDTISPAPTDSLIGATSAEKQFVRQFEEREKFNLNVLSPIAAEGVTFFTPVNGATIMSPDNDRPAEITLIVPRNAPVSSIYNGSVVDCYYTVGQGYTYIIQHPNGFMSKYSGLGSAFADKGQHVDTGSAIGLTGNSANSTQNLVTFELWNKGTRLNPREYIPF is encoded by the coding sequence ATGAAAGAGAAGTCCGACACGACGGCAAAGAATACCGTTAAACGAGCACATTCGTTCAAGACCAATCCACGTTTCAGGCTGTCGTTCATCAATGAAAATACATTCAACGAGGTATGGACAGTTAAAATGTCGCAGCGCAAAGTGGTGCTGGCATTGATTCTGTTACTTTCCGCGATAGGCTGCATGGTGGCGACACTCATAATATTCACTCCTATACGCACGCTGCTCCCCGGCTACCTGAAAGAGTCGCAACGGCAGGAGAACATATTCAACTCAATGCGCATCGACTCGCTTTCAACCGAAGTGAGCATACACAACGCCTACATCAGCAATCTTGAGCGAATACTCAACGACCGCATCGAAGAGGTGTCGCCGACCCACTATAACGATACAATATCCCCTGCCCCTACCGACTCGCTCATCGGAGCCACATCGGCCGAGAAGCAGTTTGTAAGACAATTTGAGGAGCGAGAGAAGTTCAACCTCAATGTGCTGTCGCCCATAGCGGCCGAAGGCGTGACATTCTTCACGCCGGTAAACGGAGCCACGATAATGTCACCCGACAACGACCGTCCGGCCGAAATAACGCTGATTGTGCCACGTAACGCGCCTGTGTCGTCGATTTACAACGGCTCGGTTGTCGACTGCTATTACACCGTAGGCCAAGGATACACATATATAATACAGCATCCCAACGGATTCATGTCGAAATATTCGGGCCTCGGCTCGGCTTTTGCCGACAAAGGACAGCACGTTGACACCGGCTCGGCGATAGGGCTTACCGGGAACAGCGCCAACTCGACGCAGAATCTCGTGACATTTGAACTTTGGAACAAGGGCACCCGGCTCAATCCCCGGGAATACATACCGTTTTGA
- a CDS encoding 1-deoxy-D-xylulose-5-phosphate reductoisomerase: protein MTPKKQIAVLGSTGSIGVQTLDIISEYPDRFRACLLVAGNNVDLLIKQAIKYRPDLAIIANENLYSRLHDALKDYGIATASGAKAIAEAMSLPQIDTVVTATVGYSGLEPTLHAIEAGKQIALANKETLVVAGELVTEKLKSSSSKVIPVDSEHSAIYQCLVGENRESIRRLLITASGGPFRTKTIEELQNVTVSDALSHPNWSMGAKITVDSATMLNKAFEIIEAHWLFGISPDKIEAVVHPQSIVHSMVEFVDGSVKAQLGLPDMHLPIRYALGEAHRLPTSQRGLQLSDYSRLEFFAPDTEKFPMINLAYYALERGGNVACIINAANEIAVAAFLKQRIRFVDIPSIIESSLSSMPYIASPSYEDYVNTNSATRLYAESLIH, encoded by the coding sequence GTGACACCCAAGAAACAAATAGCCGTATTAGGCAGCACAGGCTCGATAGGCGTGCAGACTCTCGACATAATATCGGAGTATCCCGACCGATTCAGAGCTTGCCTTCTCGTAGCCGGCAACAATGTCGACTTGCTTATAAAACAGGCCATAAAATATAGACCCGATCTTGCGATAATAGCAAACGAAAACCTCTATTCCCGATTACATGACGCGCTCAAGGACTACGGAATAGCCACCGCAAGCGGAGCCAAAGCCATAGCCGAAGCCATGTCACTGCCTCAAATCGACACCGTAGTGACTGCAACAGTGGGATACAGCGGACTCGAACCCACACTCCACGCAATTGAGGCAGGAAAGCAGATAGCCCTCGCCAACAAGGAAACACTCGTTGTGGCGGGAGAGCTTGTAACCGAGAAGCTGAAATCGTCATCATCAAAAGTCATACCCGTCGACTCGGAACACTCGGCGATATATCAGTGCCTCGTAGGCGAGAACAGAGAATCGATACGCCGATTGCTCATAACAGCGTCGGGCGGTCCGTTCCGCACCAAGACAATCGAAGAGCTTCAGAACGTTACTGTGTCCGATGCATTGTCACATCCCAATTGGTCAATGGGAGCAAAAATCACCGTAGATTCGGCGACTATGCTCAACAAGGCATTTGAGATAATCGAGGCTCACTGGCTCTTTGGCATATCGCCCGACAAGATCGAGGCCGTTGTTCATCCGCAATCGATAGTACACTCGATGGTCGAATTTGTCGACGGTTCGGTAAAGGCCCAGCTCGGATTACCCGACATGCACCTTCCAATACGTTATGCACTTGGTGAGGCCCACCGCCTGCCCACATCACAACGAGGATTACAGCTGAGCGACTACTCCCGACTGGAATTCTTCGCTCCCGACACTGAAAAATTCCCGATGATAAACCTTGCATATTACGCACTTGAACGCGGAGGCAACGTAGCGTGCATAATCAATGCCGCCAACGAAATAGCCGTAGCGGCATTCCTGAAACAACGCATAAGATTCGTCGACATTCCGTCGATAATCGAATCGTCACTTTCATCAATGCCCTACATAGCATCACCGAGCTATGAAGATTATGTCAACACAAATAGCGCGACAAGGCTCTACGCCGAATCACTGATACACTAA